A window of the Coprobacter fastidiosus genome harbors these coding sequences:
- a CDS encoding AIR synthase related protein gives MSDQRYNLRGVSASKEDVHNAIKNIDKGIFPKAFCKIIPDILGGDPEYCNIMHADGAGTKSSLAYIYWKETGDLSVWKGIAQDALIMNIDDLLCVGATDNILVSSTIGRNKLLIPGEVISAIINGTDELLSELRELGVNAYATGGETADVGDLVRTIIVDSTVTCRMKRSDVISNHRIQDGDVIVGMASFGQATYEKEYNGGMGSNGLTSARHDVFSKYLAEKYPESYDAAVPEELIYSGGLRLTDEIKGLGLDAGKLVLSPTRTYAPVIKKLLDYMRPEIHGMVHCSGGAQTKVMHFVEGVKVTKNNLFPVPPLFKMIQEQSGTDWQEMYKVFNMGHRMEVYVTPDRAQEVIDITRSFGIDAQIIGFVEKADKNSLVIESEFGHFEY, from the coding sequence GCATCGAAAGAGGATGTTCATAATGCCATAAAAAATATAGACAAGGGAATTTTCCCGAAAGCCTTTTGTAAAATTATTCCTGATATTCTCGGGGGAGATCCGGAGTATTGCAATATCATGCATGCCGACGGGGCGGGGACAAAATCTTCTTTAGCGTATATATATTGGAAAGAAACCGGAGATCTTTCGGTTTGGAAAGGGATTGCCCAAGATGCGCTTATTATGAATATCGATGATCTTTTGTGTGTCGGTGCTACCGATAACATTCTTGTGTCTTCGACCATAGGACGAAATAAATTGTTGATTCCCGGTGAGGTCATTTCTGCCATTATTAACGGTACGGACGAATTGCTTTCGGAATTGCGTGAGTTAGGTGTAAACGCTTATGCTACCGGAGGCGAGACAGCCGATGTAGGGGATTTGGTGCGTACGATTATTGTGGATAGTACGGTGACATGCCGGATGAAGCGGTCGGATGTCATATCGAATCATCGTATACAGGATGGTGACGTTATCGTAGGTATGGCCTCATTCGGACAGGCTACTTATGAAAAAGAATATAATGGAGGCATGGGTAGTAATGGCTTGACTTCTGCACGTCATGATGTTTTTTCTAAATATTTAGCTGAGAAATATCCCGAAAGTTATGATGCGGCTGTTCCTGAAGAGCTTATCTATTCCGGAGGACTTCGTCTTACAGACGAGATTAAGGGATTGGGGCTTGATGCAGGTAAACTTGTATTGTCGCCTACCCGTACTTATGCACCAGTAATTAAAAAATTATTGGATTATATGAGGCCGGAAATACATGGTATGGTACATTGTTCGGGTGGAGCACAAACTAAGGTAATGCATTTTGTAGAAGGTGTGAAAGTCACGAAAAATAATCTTTTCCCTGTTCCGCCTCTCTTTAAGATGATACAAGAACAGTCAGGAACTGACTGGCAGGAGATGTATAAAGTGTTTAATATGGGACATCGTATGGAAGTGTATGTGACACCAGACCGAGCACAAGAAGTCATAGATATTACCCGCTCATTCGGGATCGATGCCCAGATTATCGGATTTGTCGAAAAAGCTGATAAGAATAGTCTCGTTATCGAATCGGAATTCGGACATTTCGAATATTAG
- a CDS encoding exo-beta-N-acetylmuramidase NamZ family protein: protein MKRHTFLLILGVLSLGVIQAVPLLNGADQIDKIVSLLKSKRVGLVVNHTSLVGDKQVHLLDTLLSRGVHVVSVFAPEHGFRGNADAGEVVMNGRDKQSGLSVISLYGKNKKPTREQLSGIDVIVFDIQDVGARFYTYISTMYYVMQSCAETGVEMVVLDRPNPNDYIDGPIMQDSLRSFVGMLPLPVLHGLTIGELAGMIRGENWGDTHSLKLTVIPVKGWQHGDSYILPVKPSPNLPNSRSITLYPSLCFFEATDISVGRGTRYPFQVLGYPDKKFGTFSFTPRALPGFDKNPLQKDKTCFGIDLREIEVSGGLSLKYILDFYRIADQGKSFFTRPRFFDMLMGNTQVRMDIIAGKNESQIKGRWADELKEYRQMRKRYLLYPDFRNFD, encoded by the coding sequence ATGAAACGTCATACATTTCTATTGATATTGGGGGTTTTATCTTTAGGTGTAATTCAAGCTGTTCCTTTATTGAATGGGGCGGATCAGATTGATAAAATTGTTTCTTTGTTAAAATCCAAACGGGTCGGATTAGTCGTTAATCATACTTCTTTGGTGGGGGATAAGCAAGTACATCTTTTGGATACATTATTGAGTCGGGGAGTTCATGTCGTCTCTGTTTTTGCACCGGAACACGGCTTTCGCGGAAATGCAGATGCCGGAGAAGTTGTCATGAATGGTCGTGACAAGCAGTCGGGTTTGTCCGTTATATCCCTTTATGGGAAAAATAAAAAGCCGACAAGGGAACAGCTGTCTGGAATAGATGTTATAGTATTCGATATTCAAGATGTCGGTGCTCGTTTTTACACTTACATAAGTACTATGTATTATGTAATGCAGTCTTGTGCTGAAACAGGAGTGGAGATGGTCGTGTTGGATCGTCCTAATCCGAACGATTATATTGACGGACCGATCATGCAAGACTCTTTGCGTTCATTTGTTGGAATGTTGCCGCTTCCGGTTCTACACGGTTTGACAATCGGGGAATTGGCCGGAATGATTCGGGGTGAAAATTGGGGGGATACTCATTCCTTAAAACTTACGGTAATCCCTGTAAAAGGTTGGCAACATGGAGATTCTTATATTCTTCCTGTGAAACCGTCTCCTAACTTGCCGAATAGTCGATCTATCACATTATATCCGTCATTATGTTTTTTTGAGGCGACAGATATTAGTGTAGGGCGGGGTACTCGTTACCCTTTTCAAGTATTGGGCTATCCGGATAAGAAATTCGGAACATTTAGTTTCACACCTCGTGCGCTTCCCGGCTTTGATAAGAATCCATTACAGAAAGATAAGACTTGTTTCGGAATCGATTTACGGGAGATTGAAGTGAGTGGAGGATTGTCATTGAAATATATCCTTGATTTTTACCGGATTGCAGATCAAGGAAAATCCTTTTTTACCAGACCTCGTTTTTTTGATATGTTGATGGGAAATACGCAGGTCAGAATGGACATAATTGCCGGAAAAAATGAGAGTCAAATAAAAGGGCGCTGGGCTGATGAATTGAAAGAATACCGGCAGATGAGAAAGCGATATTTACTT
- a CDS encoding Hsp20/alpha crystallin family protein, with product MTPAKHSQNWLPGIFNDFFGNEWIAKSNSSAPAVNIIENDKEYEVEIAAPGLTKDDFSVRIDDNDHLIITVENKKENEEKDKKGKFLRREFSYSQFRQTLVLPENINKDGIEAKQENGILSVTIPKKALPESKEPKQIPVK from the coding sequence ATGACACCTGCAAAACATTCTCAAAACTGGTTACCCGGTATCTTTAATGATTTTTTCGGAAACGAATGGATCGCAAAATCCAACAGTTCAGCACCTGCTGTAAACATTATCGAAAACGATAAAGAATACGAAGTAGAAATAGCTGCTCCGGGTCTGACTAAAGATGACTTCAGCGTTCGCATAGACGATAATGATCATCTTATAATCACGGTGGAAAATAAAAAAGAAAATGAAGAAAAAGATAAAAAAGGCAAATTCCTAAGAAGGGAATTCTCCTATTCTCAATTTCGTCAAACTTTGGTTTTACCGGAAAATATCAATAAGGATGGGATTGAAGCTAAGCAGGAAAATGGCATATTAAGTGTCACAATTCCCAAAAAGGCTCTTCCCGAATCTAAAGAACCGAAACAAATTCCGGTAAAATAA